The Mycolicibacterium smegmatis genome has a window encoding:
- a CDS encoding hydantoinase/oxoprolinase family protein → MKLDTATKTLRVAVDVGGTFTDVCIFDERDQSTRVAKVPSTPHDPMQAVVAGVRSAGVDLSSVALFSHGTTVATNALITRRFPAAAMVCSEGFRDILEIRDGTKDELWDAYVDVGPPYIQRRNRYEVPERIDYVGSIVTALDEDKARDVARILRRKGVRTVAVCFMNSYVNDVHERRMRDILIEEIPDVTVSTSSEILPEIFEYDRASTTVANAVLAPLVSGYVNRLEGSLRDDGYDGDLLLLHSGGGSMTPAMVDRYPVRLAASGIAAGAIAVADIAARCGYPNAIGLDMGGTSTDISLVYDGEIRTTKRWQVEYGFPICFPSIEVLTIGAGGGSLAWIDEAGSLRNGPQSAGATPGPACYRLGGTEPTNTDANLVLGRLGESLIGGELTLDADAARQAVRTGIAERLDLDVDTAASNIIQVANANMADAVRLLSIRRGYDPRDFVLVVCGGAGALHGAALAKELSIPTVVVPPHPGITSAQGCLLVDIRHDLSAMFQRIASQVDPAELESEFAQLEKEGLARLRHEGVEEDSMRIDRSISMRYAGQWRSLTVAADDRDGFLDRAVELFHEEHERDYSFRRDDVEVEIYQIGVRAIGETPKPRFPQQDPSDTPVPSPLGVRQVYFEEAGGRVATPVFDRDELVAGNSIEGPAIIDQLDSTTVIPPSTTAVVDEWGNIRIHIHQEQQ, encoded by the coding sequence ATGAAGCTGGACACAGCCACGAAAACCCTCCGGGTGGCTGTCGACGTAGGTGGAACGTTCACCGACGTGTGCATCTTCGACGAGCGCGACCAGAGCACCCGCGTCGCCAAGGTGCCGTCGACCCCGCACGACCCCATGCAGGCGGTCGTCGCCGGGGTGCGGTCCGCGGGCGTCGACCTCTCATCGGTGGCGCTGTTCTCGCACGGCACGACCGTCGCGACCAACGCGTTGATCACCCGCCGGTTCCCCGCCGCCGCGATGGTGTGCAGCGAAGGGTTCCGCGACATCCTGGAGATCCGCGACGGTACGAAGGATGAACTCTGGGATGCCTACGTCGACGTCGGCCCGCCGTACATCCAGCGTCGCAACCGGTACGAAGTTCCCGAACGCATCGACTACGTCGGGTCGATCGTCACCGCGCTCGATGAGGACAAGGCGCGCGATGTCGCGCGCATCCTGCGACGCAAAGGCGTTCGGACCGTGGCCGTCTGCTTCATGAACTCCTACGTCAACGACGTCCACGAGCGGCGGATGCGCGACATCCTGATCGAGGAGATCCCGGACGTCACGGTCTCGACGTCCAGCGAGATCCTGCCGGAGATCTTCGAGTACGACCGGGCGTCGACCACCGTGGCCAACGCGGTGCTCGCACCCCTGGTGAGCGGGTACGTCAACCGCCTCGAGGGATCCCTGCGCGACGACGGCTACGACGGCGACCTGCTGTTGTTGCACTCCGGAGGCGGCTCGATGACGCCCGCGATGGTCGACCGGTACCCGGTGCGGCTGGCAGCGTCGGGCATCGCCGCAGGTGCCATCGCGGTGGCCGACATCGCTGCCCGCTGTGGATACCCCAACGCGATCGGTCTCGACATGGGTGGGACGAGCACGGACATCTCGCTGGTCTACGACGGCGAGATCCGCACCACCAAACGGTGGCAGGTCGAGTACGGGTTCCCGATCTGCTTCCCCAGCATCGAGGTTCTCACCATCGGCGCGGGCGGAGGTTCACTGGCGTGGATCGATGAGGCCGGCTCGCTACGAAACGGGCCCCAGTCTGCCGGTGCCACACCAGGTCCCGCGTGTTACCGGCTCGGTGGTACCGAGCCGACCAACACCGACGCCAATCTGGTGCTCGGCAGGCTCGGTGAGTCCCTGATCGGTGGCGAACTCACGCTCGACGCCGATGCCGCCCGCCAGGCCGTGCGAACCGGCATCGCCGAGCGCCTCGACCTCGACGTCGACACCGCCGCGTCGAACATCATCCAGGTCGCCAACGCCAACATGGCCGATGCGGTGCGCTTGCTGTCGATCCGCCGTGGATACGACCCGCGCGACTTCGTTCTGGTGGTCTGCGGCGGGGCCGGGGCGCTGCACGGTGCCGCCTTGGCCAAGGAGCTGTCGATTCCCACTGTCGTGGTGCCACCGCATCCCGGAATCACCTCGGCGCAAGGATGTCTGCTCGTCGACATCCGCCACGACCTGTCGGCGATGTTCCAGCGCATCGCCTCTCAAGTGGACCCGGCCGAACTCGAATCCGAGTTCGCACAGCTGGAAAAGGAGGGCCTCGCGCGGCTACGGCATGAGGGCGTCGAGGAGGACAGCATGCGGATCGACCGCTCCATCAGCATGCGTTACGCGGGGCAGTGGCGGTCGCTCACCGTCGCCGCCGACGACCGGGACGGTTTCCTCGACAGGGCTGTCGAACTCTTCCACGAAGAGCATGAGCGTGACTATTCGTTCCGTCGTGACGATGTCGAGGTCGAGATCTACCAGATCGGCGTCCGTGCCATCGGTGAGACACCGAAACCCCGTTTCCCTCAGCAGGATCCGTCGGACACACCGGTGCCGTCGCCACTGGGCGTGCGCCAGGTCTACTTCGAGGAAGCTGGTGGGCGCGTGGCGACGCCGGTGTTCGACCGCGACGAGCTCGTCGCCGGAAATTCGATCGAAGGGCCCGCCATCATCGACCAGCTCGACTCGACCACCGTCATCCCGCCGTCGACCACGGCCGTCGTCGACGAGTGGGGCAACATCCGAATCCACATCCACCAGGAGCAGCAGTGA
- a CDS encoding PucR family transcriptional regulator, translated as MLKDDFRLIDLLLDQSLGLALVSDCDPHVPVTGAHTIEIAHPSDWLQPGTVMLTTGLLYGEPDKRGKSARAFRALVRELVSAGVAALGYGLGVVTDDVPRALVDEANRQHFAVFTVPREVSFMTVIDRVVEQTHSGEPHSLRRVLQMQDHLLDALGATEPEQELISRLSAILRCSVLLYNELGDVVASSGKAPSHLMRSQLRGRSGHLRFSVGKWSVTADSIEPGGEPHWLVVASTRHEIPDALARSTLEVAVRLLNAIERSRYRAAVQNRARQAAFVRELVAGEIVDQFGAEGHLESLRFGHRPRLRVFAMSPTADYDAGRWATRAPTVLDALEQDALDLARLMRLPVMFAQLDDQLIGVLAADVPAVNGWITNQPEGTVCGLSEPFQDVRTGPERFRNAQRAMRAAQTRNLRHTKFEDVGIADWLLTGHHREATVAKATDQLAVLGRHSGYLEFVRTFFANDLDVAATAKALNVHPNTVRHKVKRVEAMFGESLRSPALITAIHLSLEVLALDRSAGDGSGGGPARPH; from the coding sequence GTGTTAAAGGACGATTTCCGGCTGATTGACCTGCTGCTCGACCAGTCACTCGGCCTCGCTCTCGTGAGCGACTGCGACCCCCACGTGCCCGTGACAGGCGCCCACACCATCGAGATCGCCCATCCGTCGGACTGGCTACAACCGGGAACGGTGATGCTCACGACGGGGCTGCTGTACGGCGAGCCGGACAAGCGCGGCAAGTCGGCCCGGGCGTTCCGCGCTCTGGTGCGCGAGTTGGTCTCGGCCGGTGTCGCCGCGCTCGGCTACGGCCTCGGCGTGGTCACCGACGACGTGCCGCGCGCACTGGTCGACGAGGCGAACCGCCAGCACTTCGCAGTGTTCACCGTCCCACGTGAGGTCTCCTTCATGACGGTGATCGATCGGGTCGTCGAACAGACCCATTCGGGAGAGCCGCACTCCCTGCGGCGCGTCTTGCAGATGCAGGACCATCTGCTCGACGCGCTCGGGGCCACCGAGCCGGAGCAGGAGCTGATCTCCCGGCTGTCGGCGATACTGCGGTGCAGCGTGCTGCTCTACAACGAACTCGGTGATGTCGTCGCCTCCTCCGGCAAGGCGCCTTCGCATCTGATGCGTTCCCAATTACGCGGCCGCAGCGGGCATCTGCGCTTCAGCGTGGGGAAATGGTCGGTGACCGCCGACTCGATCGAGCCAGGCGGTGAGCCGCACTGGCTCGTGGTCGCCTCGACCCGTCATGAGATTCCCGACGCGCTGGCCCGGTCGACCCTTGAGGTCGCGGTTCGGCTTCTCAACGCGATCGAACGGTCGCGTTACCGCGCTGCGGTGCAGAACCGTGCCAGACAAGCCGCATTCGTGCGGGAGCTGGTCGCCGGCGAGATCGTCGACCAGTTCGGCGCCGAAGGACATCTCGAGTCGTTGCGGTTCGGGCATCGGCCCCGATTGCGGGTGTTCGCGATGTCTCCGACCGCCGATTACGACGCCGGCCGCTGGGCGACCCGTGCTCCGACGGTGCTGGACGCACTGGAACAGGATGCGCTGGACCTCGCAAGGTTGATGCGCCTGCCCGTGATGTTCGCACAGTTGGACGACCAGCTGATCGGCGTGCTCGCGGCAGATGTGCCCGCGGTCAACGGCTGGATCACGAACCAACCCGAAGGCACCGTGTGCGGTCTCTCCGAGCCCTTCCAAGATGTGCGCACCGGCCCCGAGCGCTTCCGTAATGCGCAGCGCGCCATGAGGGCCGCGCAAACGCGGAATCTCCGGCACACCAAGTTCGAAGATGTCGGCATCGCGGACTGGCTCCTGACCGGCCATCACCGGGAAGCCACCGTGGCCAAGGCCACCGATCAACTGGCCGTACTCGGTCGGCACAGTGGCTACCTGGAGTTCGTTCGCACGTTCTTCGCCAATGACCTCGACGTCGCGGCAACCGCGAAAGCACTCAATGTGCACCCGAACACCGTGCGGCACAAAGTCAAGCGTGTCGAGGCGATGTTCGGTGAATCGTTGCGCTCACCCGCGTTGATCACCGCCATCCACCTGAGCCTGGAAGTTCTCGCTCTCGATCGGTCCGCCGGGGATGGGTCGGGCGGCGGGCCCGCAAGGCCTCACTGA
- a CDS encoding TetR/AcrR family transcriptional regulator: MRGPMKSEASRKHPYRSELRAQQAEATRQLVLDTATELFVERGYAATSIDLIAQTAGVGRSTVFCAAGSKPWLLKTAYDRAVVGDDEQVPMVQRPQVRRLFEMTDPTQIVEAYVEILGDAAQRVSRIYEVVRSAAGLDPEVHQLWTEIDGQRLEGADTVAALLKKKGGLKKGLTLAAARDLVWLYNDPGMHYALVEVRGWSQRRYRAWLLDTFNHQLLGK; encoded by the coding sequence ATGAGGGGTCCGATGAAGTCCGAGGCGAGCAGGAAACACCCCTATCGGTCCGAGTTGCGCGCCCAGCAGGCGGAGGCGACCCGGCAGCTTGTCCTCGACACCGCGACCGAGTTGTTCGTCGAACGCGGATACGCCGCGACCTCGATCGATTTGATCGCCCAGACCGCGGGCGTCGGCCGCTCGACGGTGTTCTGCGCCGCGGGCAGCAAGCCGTGGCTGTTGAAGACCGCCTACGACAGGGCGGTCGTCGGCGACGACGAACAGGTGCCGATGGTGCAGCGCCCGCAGGTGCGGAGATTGTTCGAGATGACGGATCCCACGCAGATCGTCGAAGCGTACGTCGAGATACTCGGCGACGCCGCACAGCGCGTGTCGCGCATATACGAGGTGGTGCGGTCGGCGGCGGGACTGGACCCCGAGGTACACCAACTCTGGACCGAGATCGACGGTCAACGCCTCGAAGGGGCAGATACGGTCGCCGCACTGCTCAAAAAGAAGGGCGGCCTCAAAAAGGGACTCACCCTCGCCGCCGCCCGCGACCTGGTGTGGCTCTACAACGATCCGGGCATGCACTACGCACTCGTCGAGGTACGTGGCTGGAGCCAACGGCGTTATCGCGCCTGGTTGCTCGACACGTTCAACCACCAACTGCTCGGCAAGTGA
- a CDS encoding TIGR03621 family F420-dependent LLM class oxidoreductase — translation MTQYLRLGIALEGNGPVSDLVEEARKAEAAGFDVVLVPDHLGNASPMVSLTAIGAAVPTVQLSPMVLNAAFYSPALIARDLAAVDSATDGRLIIAFGAGYVEAEFDAAGIPFPSPAQRVSIVGNTLREVRRLLSDPDHNPTPRQLPPPILVAGAGNKLLTLAAREADIVGIASRGDETDLAERVAFVKHAAGQRFDDIELQFGFFQTSLDDPRDLSVARLLGIDAPDAEIGKLPTVLNGSIDAAIERIQRFRDDLGITYFSFLKTDATSWDTFGSLVKALREAA, via the coding sequence ATGACACAGTACCTCAGGCTCGGAATTGCACTGGAAGGAAACGGCCCGGTATCCGACCTGGTCGAGGAGGCGCGTAAGGCCGAAGCCGCCGGCTTCGACGTGGTGCTGGTTCCCGACCACCTCGGCAACGCCTCGCCCATGGTGTCGCTGACGGCGATCGGTGCCGCGGTGCCCACCGTCCAGCTCAGCCCGATGGTCCTCAACGCCGCGTTCTACTCACCCGCACTCATCGCCCGCGACCTGGCAGCGGTTGACTCGGCCACCGACGGGCGCCTGATCATCGCGTTCGGCGCCGGCTACGTCGAAGCGGAGTTCGACGCTGCCGGGATCCCGTTCCCCAGCCCCGCCCAACGTGTCTCGATCGTCGGCAACACCCTGCGCGAGGTTCGTCGGCTGCTCTCCGACCCTGACCACAACCCGACCCCCCGACAGCTCCCGCCACCGATCCTGGTGGCCGGCGCGGGCAACAAGCTGCTGACCCTGGCGGCGCGAGAGGCCGATATCGTCGGCATCGCCTCCAGGGGTGACGAAACCGATCTCGCTGAGCGCGTCGCCTTCGTCAAACATGCGGCGGGCCAACGGTTCGATGACATCGAGTTGCAATTCGGGTTCTTCCAGACCTCACTCGACGATCCGAGGGATCTGTCGGTGGCGCGCCTGCTCGGCATCGACGCGCCGGACGCGGAGATCGGCAAGTTGCCGACCGTCCTCAACGGATCGATCGACGCGGCCATCGAACGCATTCAGCGTTTCCGCGACGACCTCGGCATCACATACTTCAGCTTCCTCAAGACCGATGCGACCTCGTGGGACACGTTCGGATCGCTCGTCAAGGCGCTGCGCGAGGCCGCGTAG
- the ampC gene encoding class C beta-lactamase, with product MFTAGRICAALIVLVALISAAPTASADPSAAVARAFAPLLDQYDVPGMAVAVTVDGRQHFYEFGVVSKQTQAPVTRDTLFEIGSVSKTFTATLAGYAATRGVLNLDDHPGRYLPALAGTPIDRAELRNLGTYTAGGLPLQFPESVTDDEQMIAYFQQFQPVTAPGKIRQYSNPSVGLLGHISARALGGQFTDLMQSQILTGLGLRRSFVDVPDEAMDFYAWGYDKKNHPVRVNPGVFDAEAYGVKSTTADMIRFIEHNIDPGALEPTLREAVKSTQVGYYKVGPMVQDLGWEQYPYPVALDQLLAGNSGEMAMSPQAATAIAPPSVGSALFNKTGSTDGFGAYAAFVPERRIGIVMLANKNFPIPARVTAAHTVLDALDA from the coding sequence TTGTTCACGGCTGGTCGGATCTGCGCCGCCCTGATCGTTCTGGTGGCTTTGATCTCAGCAGCACCGACCGCATCGGCTGATCCCTCCGCAGCAGTTGCGCGTGCGTTCGCGCCACTGCTGGATCAATACGATGTGCCGGGCATGGCCGTGGCCGTCACGGTTGACGGGCGCCAGCACTTCTATGAGTTCGGCGTCGTGTCGAAGCAGACGCAGGCACCGGTCACCAGGGACACTCTGTTCGAAATCGGCTCGGTGAGCAAGACATTCACCGCGACTCTGGCCGGGTACGCCGCGACGCGGGGCGTACTCAACCTCGATGACCACCCGGGCCGGTATCTACCTGCGCTGGCCGGCACACCGATCGACCGCGCCGAGCTTCGGAATCTCGGCACCTACACCGCCGGTGGCCTCCCACTGCAGTTCCCTGAGTCCGTCACCGACGACGAACAGATGATCGCGTATTTCCAGCAGTTCCAACCAGTCACCGCTCCAGGCAAAATCCGGCAGTACTCGAATCCCAGTGTCGGCCTGTTGGGCCACATCTCGGCGCGGGCCCTGGGCGGGCAGTTCACCGACCTGATGCAGTCGCAGATCCTGACTGGTCTCGGATTGCGCAGAAGTTTCGTCGACGTGCCGGACGAGGCCATGGACTTCTATGCGTGGGGTTACGACAAGAAGAACCATCCGGTGCGGGTGAACCCGGGAGTGTTCGACGCCGAGGCCTACGGAGTCAAATCGACAACCGCGGACATGATTCGCTTCATCGAACACAACATCGACCCGGGCGCACTGGAGCCCACACTTCGTGAGGCTGTGAAGAGCACTCAAGTCGGCTATTACAAGGTGGGCCCGATGGTGCAAGACCTGGGCTGGGAGCAGTACCCGTACCCGGTAGCGCTGGACCAGTTATTGGCAGGCAACTCAGGCGAAATGGCGATGAGCCCGCAGGCCGCGACAGCCATCGCCCCGCCGTCGGTGGGCTCGGCATTGTTCAACAAGACGGGATCCACCGACGGCTTCGGCGCGTATGCGGCCTTTGTGCCGGAACGGCGCATCGGCATCGTGATGCTGGCGAACAAGAACTTCCCGATCCCCGCGCGCGTCACCGCAGCACACACGGTGCTTGACGCTCTGGACGCCTGA
- a CDS encoding alpha/beta fold hydrolase, with the protein MWREHLPLLAAAGHRAIALDLPGYGEAVLPEGHDTTPADDVLATLDALDVDRFTMVGSSLGALVGLQTAVAAPARVDGLLSIGYRRHDQPPSVELNRAWQRERDALDADDLDGAVQAGVDAWLTSQAPPETRAHVAEMLRGNLLSRKTRGEPPRASDPTPVELGHLTGRVTVAVGEHDIPDFHTGGQALVDATGAGQLAVIPGAAHLVPLDQPLWTCGLIQGLMRDGATVPVAR; encoded by the coding sequence ATGTGGCGAGAACATCTGCCGCTCCTGGCAGCCGCCGGCCACCGGGCGATCGCTTTGGATCTCCCCGGCTACGGTGAGGCGGTACTTCCAGAGGGACACGACACGACGCCCGCAGACGATGTCCTTGCGACGCTCGACGCCCTGGACGTAGACCGCTTCACGATGGTGGGTAGTTCGCTCGGCGCGCTCGTCGGACTGCAGACAGCGGTGGCCGCGCCGGCTCGCGTCGACGGGCTGCTGTCGATCGGGTACCGGCGCCACGATCAACCTCCTTCTGTCGAATTGAACCGGGCATGGCAGCGCGAACGGGACGCCCTCGACGCGGACGACCTCGACGGTGCCGTGCAAGCCGGGGTCGACGCGTGGCTCACATCGCAGGCGCCGCCGGAAACCCGCGCGCATGTCGCCGAAATGTTGCGTGGGAACCTGCTGTCGCGGAAGACACGCGGCGAGCCGCCGCGGGCGTCGGACCCGACGCCGGTCGAGCTGGGGCACCTCACCGGACGCGTGACGGTCGCGGTCGGTGAACACGACATCCCGGATTTCCACACCGGCGGACAGGCTTTGGTCGACGCCACGGGCGCCGGGCAGCTTGCGGTGATCCCCGGGGCAGCACACCTGGTACCGCTCGATCAGCCTCTGTGGACCTGCGGGTTGATACAGGGGCTGATGCGCGACGGCGCAACAGTCCCGGTCGCTCGGTAG
- a CDS encoding GntR family transcriptional regulator: MAPNKSTQAYDVLERMIIFQDIQAGVMVSEAELMEKSGFGRTPLREALQRLSRDNLVQVVPRRGILVPPISVEAQFKLLETRRPLEELAATLAATRARPEQQAAALQRASEFKNFTERDLHELERVLRAGHELVAKSTQNQFLENAMAPLQGLSRRFWFAHLRSDPDDVAIAIDRHGELLTAIGEQDQERAIAAARSLIDYLTEFAYASVKVPA, translated from the coding sequence ATGGCGCCCAACAAATCGACACAGGCCTACGACGTCTTGGAGCGAATGATCATCTTTCAGGACATCCAGGCCGGTGTGATGGTGTCGGAGGCCGAACTGATGGAGAAGTCAGGATTCGGGCGCACACCTCTGCGTGAAGCGCTTCAGCGGCTCTCGCGTGACAACCTCGTACAGGTCGTGCCACGGCGGGGGATCTTGGTGCCGCCCATTTCGGTCGAAGCCCAGTTCAAGCTGTTGGAAACCCGGCGTCCTCTCGAAGAGTTGGCGGCCACACTCGCCGCAACCCGGGCACGGCCCGAGCAGCAGGCGGCAGCGCTGCAGCGGGCGAGCGAGTTCAAGAATTTCACAGAACGGGACCTGCACGAACTGGAACGGGTTCTTCGTGCTGGTCACGAATTGGTGGCAAAGTCGACGCAGAATCAGTTCCTGGAGAATGCAATGGCACCGTTGCAGGGGCTGTCGCGACGATTCTGGTTCGCGCACCTTCGGAGTGATCCCGACGATGTTGCCATCGCCATCGACCGCCACGGCGAGCTGCTCACCGCGATCGGGGAGCAAGACCAGGAGCGAGCTATCGCCGCGGCCCGGTCGCTGATCGATTATCTGACCGAGTTCGCCTACGCGTCAGTGAAAGTACCAGCCTGA